A single genomic interval of Nitratidesulfovibrio sp. SRB-5 harbors:
- a CDS encoding ABC transporter permease — MRLTLALFLTPVVLWLGLLIVLPHLDLLIMSFRMDPAFGDEGWSLENYHQFFAEPIYWLTFVRTAGYSVLVTLLTFLVSLPVAFYVTKVVARNTSRFLLTMLLLPFWVSELVRVYGWMILLRESGVLNHWLTALGITGAPVEMLYNDATMIMGLVYTSMLFMVVPLVSVLESLDDSLIEAACDLGAGPWTIMRTIVVPHCMPGIMSGAIVVFMLTLGNYLTPNLMGGKNSLWFTEQIYNQFIASFNWNQGAAFGFLLLALSSCIIWLGLRLTGQKLSRVVQ, encoded by the coding sequence ATGCGCCTGACCCTGGCGCTGTTCCTGACCCCGGTGGTGCTGTGGCTGGGGCTGCTCATCGTGTTGCCCCACCTCGACCTGCTGATAATGTCCTTCCGCATGGACCCGGCCTTCGGCGACGAGGGCTGGAGCCTCGAGAACTACCACCAGTTCTTCGCGGAACCCATCTACTGGCTCACCTTCGTGCGCACCGCCGGGTATTCGGTGCTGGTCACCCTGCTGACCTTTCTGGTGTCCCTGCCCGTGGCTTTCTACGTGACCAAGGTGGTGGCGCGGAACACCTCGCGCTTTCTGCTGACCATGCTGCTGCTACCGTTCTGGGTCAGCGAACTGGTGCGGGTGTACGGCTGGATGATTTTGCTGCGCGAAAGCGGCGTGCTGAACCACTGGCTGACGGCGCTGGGCATCACCGGCGCACCCGTGGAGATGCTGTACAACGACGCCACCATGATCATGGGGCTGGTGTACACCTCCATGCTGTTCATGGTGGTGCCGCTGGTGTCGGTGCTGGAAAGCCTGGACGACAGCCTCATCGAGGCCGCCTGCGACCTTGGGGCCGGGCCGTGGACCATCATGCGCACCATCGTGGTGCCGCACTGCATGCCGGGCATCATGTCCGGGGCCATCGTGGTGTTCATGCTCACCCTCGGCAACTACCTGACGCCCAACCTGATGGGCGGCAAGAATTCGCTGTGGTTCACCGAGCAGATATACAACCAGTTCATCGCCAGCTTCAACTGGAACCAGGGCGCGGCCTTCGGCTTTCTGCTGCTGGCGCTGTCGTCGTGCATCATCTGGCTGGGGCTGCGGCTGACCGGCCAGAAACTGAGCAGGGTAGTGCAATGA